Genomic window (Dyadobacter fanqingshengii):
TTCTGGATAAATAAAATAGAACATCGCCCTTTTCCAGCCATACATTCAAACCCATGTCACCACCTCCGACAGGCATCGATTCACCGGAATTCTTACTCTGGCTAGTCCATTTGACATTGTAGGTTTCCGGAGAAAGTGTCTGTGCTAATGCACTCTTAATGAGACATAAACAGAGGAAAAATGAGATCAGAGAACGGGGCAGTATGGACATTTACCTTCCGTTTGATTTGAATGCTTTCATGCGCGCTTCCCAGTTTTTGCGCTCCTCCTGAATATTGTAGCCGCGTCCGGATAGGTAATTGTTAATCCTTCCCTTGTATTTACCAAACACCTTGTGCTTTTCCTCGGAAGATCCACCATCCATTGCCAGCTCTCTGGCTTCGGTTAACCAGCTCATTATCTGCGACTTTTCTTCATCTTTCAATGTAGGGATCATGTCTGTATAAGCTTTATAGGTCACAGGCAAAACGCCATAGGTCATGCCGTCCTTGATTTTTTCAACTTGCGCGGGTGTAAGTTGCGATGCAAGCTGCGACACGTAATGTTTATGCAGTTCAGCCCGTTTTTGTTCGGTCTGTTCTTCGCTTTTCTGCAATTTATTTAAATCAGAATACTGCTTCACCATGATTTCCCTAACCCGCTTATACTTCACAGAATCAGCAATTTGGAGTTCAGCCAGGATTTTATCGGAGCGTTTTGTGACAGTTGCAATGTAAGCTTGTTCGCTGTCGGGCTGGCTTTGTGCTTTCAAAAGCGGGCAAGCGAGCAGTCCTATGCACATCAAAATTTGTTTCAATTTCATAGTCATTGCGTTAGTTATGCGTTTTGAAAAACAGATTTCATGAATGTGGTGTTAGCGCCAAAATTCCCTTTGACGTCCTGCGGTTTTGATGCGTCTCGCGAGCGTTCGATCACCAGCCAGCCTTTCCAGCCCATTTTATCCAATGTGGCCTTCACTTTTTTCATATCCAGTCGCGTGTTTTTTTCAAGCCAAACGCCATCCTTATCCGTACAGTGGATCTGGCAAATGCGGTTTTTGCCCAAAATCTGCAACTCTTCGCTCACATCCCGACCGGCTTCCAACGCATTGGAAAAATTGAAATAAATCTGAATCGCCTTCGAGCCGACTTCATTCAACAGCTTCACTTCGTCCTCCGCACTGAGTGCCGTTTCAATGCCGATCACCACGCCCGCTTTTTCAGCCATCGGCGCGATCCGTTTCAGTCGTTCTATAATTTGAGGCCTCAATTCAGGATTTTTCACCAAGTCGCCTTGCACGCCCATGGGAAGAAAAGCAGTT
Coding sequences:
- a CDS encoding DUF3826 domain-containing protein → MKLKQILMCIGLLACPLLKAQSQPDSEQAYIATVTKRSDKILAELQIADSVKYKRVREIMVKQYSDLNKLQKSEEQTEQKRAELHKHYVSQLASQLTPAQVEKIKDGMTYGVLPVTYKAYTDMIPTLKDEEKSQIMSWLTEARELAMDGGSSEEKHKVFGKYKGRINNYLSGRGYNIQEERKNWEARMKAFKSNGR
- a CDS encoding sugar phosphate isomerase/epimerase family protein, translated to MMERRKFLVLATLSGVFLPFAPMLLAKGKKQRYKIAVIDLMILKRQKLSALPLAKEIGADGLEVDMGGLGNRPTFDNKLVDPEVRKQYLDKAKELNLEICSLAMTGFYSQSFAKRDGIEKTIGDCIETMKQMDIKTAFLPMGVQGDLVKNPELRPQIIERLKRIAPMAEKAGVVIGIETALSAEDEVKLLNEVGSKAIQIYFNFSNALEAGRDVSEELQILGKNRICQIHCTDKDGVWLEKNTRLDMKKVKATLDKMGWKGWLVIERSRDASKPQDVKGNFGANTTFMKSVFQNA